The following nucleotide sequence is from Pseudonocardia abyssalis.
CGCACCAGTAGGTTCGCACCCATGTTCGCCGTCTACGCAGCAGAGCCCAATGCCGACGCTCCGCTCTCCTCGCTCACCGTGGGTGAGCGTCCGGAGCCCGAGGCCCCCGAGGGCTGGGTCGCGGTCCGCGTCAAGGCCGCCAGCCTCAACATGCACGACATCTGGACGCTGCGCGGCGTCGGGATCAAGCCCGAGCAGTTCCCGATGATCCTCGGCTGCGACGGGGCGGGCACGCTGCCCGACGGCAGCGAGGTCGTCCTGCACTCCGTGATCGGCGACCCGGCCTGGTCCGGTGACGAGACGCTCGACCCGAAGCGCACCCTGCTCACCGAGAAGCACCAGGGCAGCTTCGCCGACACCGTGATCGTCCCCGCCCGCAACGCCGTCCCGAAGCCCGAGGGCCTCTCGCTCGTGCAGGCCGCCTGCATGGGCACCGCGTGGCTCACCGCGTACCGCATGATCTTCACCAAGTCCGGTCTGCGTCCCGGGCAGCGGATGCTGGTGCAGGGGGCCTCCGGCGGGGTGTCCACCGCCCTGGTCCAGCTCGGCCGCGCGGCCGGGATGGAGGTCTGGGTGACCGGACGCACGGAGGAGAAGCGGGCGGTCGCCGAGCGGCTCGGCGCGCACGCGGTGTTCCCGTCCGGCGAGCGCCTGCCCGGCAAGGTCGACGCCGTCTTCGAGACCGTCGGCGAGGCCACCTGGTCGCACTCGATGCGCGCCCTCAAGCCCGGCGGCATCATCGTGATCTCCGGCTCCACCAGTGGCCCCAACCCCCCCGCCGACCTGCAGCGACTGTTCTTCCTGCAGCTGCGCGTCGTCGGATCGACGATGGGCACGCGCGAGGAACTGGCCGACATGCTGTCGTTCATCGCGAACGCCGGGATCAGCCCGGAGATCGGCCTGGAGCTGCCGATGGAGAAGGCCGCGGACGGCTTCCAGGCGATGCTCGACGGGTCCACGTCCGGCAAGATCGTGTTCACGCGCTGATACGGGAGCACAGGGCCGAATGGAGGCTTTATGCACACTCGGCTGCACGTGCACCGGAACTGGACGTACAGTCTGTCACCGTGTCTGAGCCACGAAGTCGTATGGCGCCGGGGACGGTGTACGCCCCGGCGCCACCAGTGACAGGTCTGGTCGAGTTGTTGGACCGGTTGGACCGTGCGGTCGCCACCGCGCTGTCCCCGGCCACGTCGGCGGAAGGGGTCAGCCGCGACGGCTGGCGGGTGCTCCTCATGCTCGCCCGCGGCGGCGGCCGGAGCATGGGCGAGATCGCCTCGCACACCGCGCTCCCGGCCCCCACGGCCACCCGTGTCGTCGACCGGCTGGTCGCCGGTCAGCTCGCGTTCCGCCGCACCGACCCGATCGACCGCCGCCGCGTGCTCGTCCATCTGGCGGGCGACGGGCGCGCGGTGGTCGAGCGGGTCTGCGGCCGGGTCGAACGCGGTGCGGGCGACGCGCTGGGGGCCTCCCACACCCCCGAGCGCGCCCAGCTCGCCGAACTCCTCGAAGCCCTCGCCACCCAGCCGCTGGCCATCCAGCGCCCCGCCTGACGCTCCCTACGGCACGAGTGCCCCCGCGGTGGCTGCCCCGGCCGCCGCGTAGGGGAACGCCGCCAGCACCAGCACCGCCACCCCCACGGTGAGCGCGCGGCGGAACCACGTGCCCCGCGTGGCCAGCCAGCCCGCGACGAACGCGATCGCGGGTGGCACGGCCGCGGCGTAGACGCCCGAGAGCCGCACGGCCACGGCGTCGCGCGGGCCGGCCAGGTCGAGCCCGGTGATACCGGCCACCACCAGACCCAGCACGACCACGGCGACGAGCCCGACGAGCAGCAGCCCGAGGCGCTGCTTGGCCAGCCCCGCCAGCACCCCGACGACGAACACGGCCACGAGCACCACGGCACCCACGGCGTTCGGATCCCCGAGCGTCACGGGCGGGTGCCGTCCGGCAGCCGGGCGGGCACGACCGCGAACGGGCGACCTGTCGGGACGGGTGAGGTCATGACGTCCATCGTCCCCTCCTTCACTCCCGAGGTACAGACGGCCGGCCCGGGTGCTACTTCTTCGGCTTGTCGGCGGTGGAGTCCGTGGAGAGCGCGGCGACGAAGGCCTCCTGCGGCACCTCGACCCGACCGATGGTCTTCATGCGCTTCTTGCCCTCCTTCTGCTTCTCCAGCAGCTTGCGCTTGCGGGTGATGTCGCCGCCGTAGCACTTGGCGAGGACGTCCTTGCGGATCGCGCGGATGTTCTCGCGCGCGATGATCCGGGACCCGATCGCCGCCTGGATCGGCACCTCGAACTGCTGGCGCGGGATGAGCTCGCGCAGCTTGGTCGTCATCAGGGTGCCGTAGGAGTAGGCGTCGTCCTTGTGCCGGATCGCGGAGAACGCGTCGACCGGCTCGCCCTGCAGCATGATGTCGACCTTGACGAGCTCGGACTCCTGCTCGCCCGCCTCCTCGTAGTCGAGCGACGCGTAGCCGCGGGTGCGGGACTTCAGCGCGTCGAAGAAGTCGAAGATGATCTCCGCGAGCGGCATCGTGTAGCGCAGCTCGACGCGGGTCTCCGACAGGTAGTCCATGCCGCCCAGGTTGCCGCGGCGGGTCTGGCACAGCTCCATGATCGCGCCGATGAACTCCGACGGCGCCAGGATCGTCACCTTGACGACGGGCTCGAAGATCTGGGCGACGCGGCCGGTCGGCCAGTCGGACGGGTTGGTGACGGTCAGCTCCACGGCGTCGTCGCGCACCACGCGGTACACGACGTTGGGCGCGGTGGAGATCAGGTCCAGCCCGGCCTCGCGCTCGAGGCGGTCGCGGGTGATCTCCAGGTGCAGCAGGCCGAGGAAGCCGCAGCGGAAGCCGAAACCCAGCGCCGCGGACGTCTCCGGCTCGTAGGTGAGCGCGGCGTCGTTGAGCTGGAGCTTGTCCAGGGCCTCGCGCAGCTCCGGGTACTGCGAGCCGTCGACGGG
It contains:
- a CDS encoding zinc-binding dehydrogenase codes for the protein MFAVYAAEPNADAPLSSLTVGERPEPEAPEGWVAVRVKAASLNMHDIWTLRGVGIKPEQFPMILGCDGAGTLPDGSEVVLHSVIGDPAWSGDETLDPKRTLLTEKHQGSFADTVIVPARNAVPKPEGLSLVQAACMGTAWLTAYRMIFTKSGLRPGQRMLVQGASGGVSTALVQLGRAAGMEVWVTGRTEEKRAVAERLGAHAVFPSGERLPGKVDAVFETVGEATWSHSMRALKPGGIIVISGSTSGPNPPADLQRLFFLQLRVVGSTMGTREELADMLSFIANAGISPEIGLELPMEKAADGFQAMLDGSTSGKIVFTR
- a CDS encoding MarR family winged helix-turn-helix transcriptional regulator, with product MDRLDRAVATALSPATSAEGVSRDGWRVLLMLARGGGRSMGEIASHTALPAPTATRVVDRLVAGQLAFRRTDPIDRRRVLVHLAGDGRAVVERVCGRVERGAGDALGASHTPERAQLAELLEALATQPLAIQRPA